A window of Streptomyces sp. NBC_01224 genomic DNA:
GTGAGCCGGGTGAGCGAGTTCATCGACGCGCTGCGGCGGGTCGCCGCCGGCGGTACCGTCATGGACCCCGAGGTGATCGGGCAGCTCCTCACCCGTCACGCCCGCGACCCGATTGCCGCCCTCACGCCACGCGAACGCGAAGTTCTCGCCCTGATGGCCGAAGGAAAGGACAACGCCACGGTCGCAGCCCGGCTCGTCATCACCGAGAACGCCGTCCACAAACACATCGGCAACATCTTCGCCAAGCTCGGCCTCTCACCGGCCGACAGCGGCCACCGCCGCGTCCTCGCAGTCCTCACCTATCTCAGCCGCCACTAACTAAGTGGTCGGCTCCGGAAGTCCTTCGGGGGTTGACGTGAGGGTCCGAGCCGTGATCGGCGATCTAGTGCCACATCAGCAACGTTTGCCTCGTGGATCGCGGCCCGCGCTGACTGATTTGCGGCCAAGCACTTGTCGCGGCGGCCGGGGTTGGCGAGTTGGTTCCGTCAGTGGGCGCAGTTGGAGGCGGAGGCGACCTGGCCTGGTTCAAGAGCAGCTACAGCAGCGGTTCCGGGGACGACTGCGTAGAGGTAGCCACCTGCCCCACCACCGTCCACGTCCGGGACTCCAAGGTCGAGCAGGGCCTCCAGCTCGCCCTCTTCCCCGCCGCCTGGACCGGCTTCGTCGCGTACGCCATGAGCGGCTGACCGGACTCGGACCGCACGACTCCGCGCCGCGCAGAGAATCAACTCCGTTGCGCGGCGCGGCGGGTATCAGTGGTCAGCGGTCAGGCGTCAGGACAGCGCCAGCTCGGTGACGTTGCCGGCCTCCAGGACCCACGTCGCCTTCAGGCCGCCTTCCTTGACCCGCGCGTCGCCGTCGCCCTTGAGGACGCCGATGCGCTTGCCGGACAGGGCGATCTGAATGGCGTGCTCGTACTCGTGGACCCACGTGGCTCTGAGGCCGCCCTCCTTCACGTAGGCGACGCCGGTGTCCTTGAGGATGCCGATGCGCTTGCCGGAGAGTTCGAGCTGGATGACGTCGTGGGACTCCCTGACCCACGTGGCGCCGAGGCCGCCCTCCTTCACCCAGGCGACGCCGTCACCCGTGAGAGCACCGATGCGGTTGCCCGCCAGGTCGATGCCGATGACGTCGTCGGCCTCCTTGACCCAGCCGGCGCTGAGACCGCCCTCCTTCACGTACGCGTCGCCGTTGCCCTTCAGGACGCCGATACGGTTGCGGGACAGTTCCAGTTCCTTGACCTTGCGGGACTCCTTGACCCACGTGGCGCCGAGGCCGCCCTCCTTGACGTACGCGTCGCCGTTGTCCTTCACGACGCCGATGCGGTTGCCGGACAGGGCGATCTGCTTGACGTCGTCGGCCTCCCGGACCCAGGTCGCGCCGAGGCCGCCCTCCTTCACCCAGGCGACGCCGTCACCCGTGAGAACACCGATACGGTCGCCGGACAGGGCGACCTGTTTGACCTCCCCGGCTCCCTTGACCCACGTCGCGCCGAGACCGCCCGCCTTCACGTAGGCATCGCCGTTGTCCTTCAGGACGCCGATGCGGTTGCCACCGTCGCCGGAGACCGTGCCGGGCACCGCGTCGGCCGTGGACGCACCGGTGAGACCGGCCAGCGTCAGAACGGCGGCGACCGCGGGGAGCGTCTTGAGAATCATCCGTGTAACTCCTGTACGCAGAGCAACCCTTGGGCCTGGAGAGCCGTGCCCACGGGGGATTGGTCAATCCGAAGACCACCAACGACTGGCACAGCCCGGGGTGCGTAGGTCATTGGAGTGATGGGGGAGCACTGGGCAGGGTCCTTGCCGCGCGTCGCGCGCCGGGCGGGGGCGGCAAGGACGTAACCACCGGCTCGGATCAGTACGCGAAGCTGGACTTGCCCAGTTGACCGAAGCCGTTGTAGCCCCAGGACTTGACGGCGCCGTCCGCCGTGAGGGCAAGGACGTGGTAGCAACCGACGGAGATGGAGACTACGTCGGTGAGGTCCTTGACCTTCTGTGGCGTGTTGCGGAACCCCGACCGCGCCGGGCGTACGGGCGCTGCGCACCGTCCCGTTGGACTGAGCGCGCCCGCACGCCTCTGTGGCCTGTCCGTCGTTCTGTTCCTGTCAGTCCAGCAGGGTCGTGACCACGAGGAAGTCGTCGTGGGCCTCGCCGTACTGCTTGGCGGCGAGGAGGAACATGGAACGGTCGGTCAGAGCCCTGGCCAGCAGGGCCCGGCCCTCCTGCGCGCCCAGGTCGTCCAGGCGGCGGGCGAGTGCCACACCCTCGTCGAAGACCGGCCGGAGCGGCTTCAGGATGCGATGGGTGCGGTTCTCCCGGTGGAGCGCCGAACGGATGGTCATCCTGCGGTGGGTGGCGATCAGCCCCGGGAGATGGCGGCGGGGGTCGACCGCGGCCGCCTCGGTCAGGCGGGCGGTCTCCTCTTCGAAGGCGGGGAGGCCCTCGAAGTACGCCTGCCTGGTGTCGGGCGACCAGAGGGTGGAACCGAACGGCGGCGCGGGTGTTCGGGCCGACGCCGGCCGACTGAACGTCAAAACTCCGACCGTGCCGGGCGTACGGGCGCTGCGTACCGTCCCGTTGGACCGAACGCCCCGACAAGGGATGACCGGGCGACCTTCCGGCAGGGTGCATGCGGGAGCGGTGTGCCTTGATAGCGTCGCTCCCGCGATTGCGGACCGCTCCCCGCCGGGGTCGTCGCTGCGCCCGGACGGCCCGCCCTCGACGGACGGCCGACGGAGCGGGCGTGC
This region includes:
- a CDS encoding peptidase S1 yields the protein MILKTLPAVAAVLTLAGLTGASTADAVPGTVSGDGGNRIGVLKDNGDAYVKAGGLGATWVKGAGEVKQVALSGDRIGVLTGDGVAWVKEGGLGATWVREADDVKQIALSGNRIGVVKDNGDAYVKEGGLGATWVKESRKVKELELSRNRIGVLKGNGDAYVKEGGLSAGWVKEADDVIGIDLAGNRIGALTGDGVAWVKEGGLGATWVRESHDVIQLELSGKRIGILKDTGVAYVKEGGLRATWVHEYEHAIQIALSGKRIGVLKGDGDARVKEGGLKATWVLEAGNVTELALS
- a CDS encoding DUF397 domain-containing protein — encoded protein: MGAVGGGGDLAWFKSSYSSGSGDDCVEVATCPTTVHVRDSKVEQGLQLALFPAAWTGFVAYAMSG